The Lathyrus oleraceus cultivar Zhongwan6 chromosome 5, CAAS_Psat_ZW6_1.0, whole genome shotgun sequence genome includes the window TTAAAACGCTTTTCCTTTTTACAAGTCTTTGTGCTTGAGGGATTGTGTAGTGTTATATTTTTTAGAGCCCTAAATAAGGGTGGCGTAAGAGTTTACATCCCATAAGGTGACACATATGTGTTATCTTTGTATAGTAAGGGGACTCGCCCTCCTGATAAGACACGTGCACAATGCCATTATTCTTCCACAAGATATACAGACTGAGTCGTACCACGACTTCCTGAAGAATGGGTAGTCAACAACCTCTCCTAGTCAAAAGAGAGTGGTTACCACCTCTTAGGATTTTCTAAGTCTTATGCCACAGGGTCTTTATAAATACTTATCCCCTAACGGGAGAGAAGAACATATTATAACTTACACTAGTCATTCATACCCTAAGCACAACATTTACTTACATAGTGAGTTGGCTCTCTAAACCCAACATAACCATTGTAACACTACCATACATGGCCCCTCTCTGTCGCGGGCAAGCTCTAACCATTCTAAAATTTTATAAACTGACTAAAGCCTCTAGGTATCCCCTACCGTTGTAGAAATATCATGCACGCCTATACTTTTTGACCAGCACATAAATCTTCGTCCTCTTCTTGTACGAAAATTGCAAAAGTCAAACCCTTTTTCGGaattcttcttctttttccaattaattatttatttttggtTGCATCTTACCCATAATTGGTTTTCTTTGATTTCAGAAACGATAAAATTTGTTGTAACAATCAAAGGTATAGATTTGTGTGGGAAACACATGTTCCCTGCAAATTCATTGTGCGACATACCCATTTTAGGTATGACCAATTTTGCTTCAAACCCAACAGAGCAATGAATGCAAGACTCATATACAACTTCATCAGAGTATTATATCTAACTCATATGTTCCATGGGTTATAATACAACATCCATTAGAAAAGTGACCAAAACAACTACAAGTTGCaacaaacaaaaaagaaaaatattgataAATCTTAATTTTCCTTCCATATCAATTCCAAATTTGAAGAGGGATACAATAGTTATAAGAGCAATGGCAAACGTTGGCAACATAAATGCAATCTACAAAGTTGTAGTGAGGACTCTGTACAGTATAAAAGTGAAAGTTAAACCTTAAATTTTAAGATTTAATTCAGATATTAGCAACTCTTACCTTCAATGTTAGTTTCATTCCAACTCAAAAGTTACATGGAAAATACAGATTTAGAAACCTAACATGGACAAAAGGAAAGTACTTTGTGAGAATACTGATAGTTGTGAGGACCATACAATTAGTATTAGAAACAAACTACCACAAATTAGACTGTGGATCTTAAGATGCTTTGGTTAAGGTAGATGATATTTATGATTTATGGTCAAATCTTAAAGTAACTTATTGGTTTTTTGGAATTTTAATTTTTCAAGGTTTTggatgatgatggtgatgaagatgaagaagtGGGAAGAATCTGAAGATAGGTAAAAAAAATTATGTATCGATGGTGTACCGTTATATTTAATAAATTTTCAAGATtcaaaagtgtaaaattcattAAAACGATCAAATagttaaaataaataaaatagtaaagtCTATCGTGAACACTCATCAACATTGTCTCACCTAAATAGTTTATCAATTTTTAATTACATATCTTGATTCAGATTTATACCAATAATCTTAATATCACACCGAATTACCAAAACTTaatatttttttatcataaattgGCGCAAAAGACCAAATAGGATAACGAAAGTGGAGTTAAGGAACTAATTTGTAATGTTTTTCTTAGTTAaagtatttatgaaaatattaaattaaattaaggAACTAAAACATGTATCATGTATTATGCCTACAATGAAATCTTAAATTAAATTGTTTTAATAAAAAATACATTAAGCATATAAATTACTACAGTTAGGTTTTATAAtataaattatataaaaaaaGTTTCAAAAAATAACTAACATTGGATCCAATTGGCTCCCCATCTAAACATCTATCAAACCATTCCAATTGGATTGGCACCTATAATATGCATATGGTGCATCCAACCGACCTTAAGTATCCTATGTATTTATGGAGCATGCGTCAACAAGCCTTAAGTATCCTATGTATTTACACTAAATGGATAAATTGGTTTTAAATTTTCTTAAATTTCtgggtaatgctaacttgtaTTCACTATATCATAagataaaaaattaaaaaaagtaattttatattgaatttgtaaattaattttaataaaagTATAAAATTAATTTTGTAATCGCTTTTTTCAATATAAATTTTCTAAAAGTGGATGTCTTATCTCGTAACCATAAGGCATTATTCAAATTTCTAAACAAAGAATAAAATATTCATCTTACTTTCTACTGGTTTTCTTCTCTCATTCATTCCTTCAACGTTGCTTCATTATAAATTCCCAACTACTTATTTGAAtaaattcattaccggttacaAATTCAAAGATGTCAGATATCCAGTATCTCACATGTCCATGTGGACTAATGTCTTGCTGAATAGTTGTGTTTTGTTTTAATATGCATTTTTTCTAAAGGCAGACTCAATCAATTCTTTGACAAGAAATGAAATTTTCCAGTTTTGTTTAGAAAACAGAATTTGGATGGCCTGGGTAGGCGGTAGAATTTAGCTACCAAATGCAATTAGCATTCTCAGACAAGGCACAAACCTTTTCCTAGTTCTACAAACTGCAAAAGAACTTATCCAAACAAAAAAGAAAACAAGACTCATAATTCACCAGAAAATATTTTCATTAGATTTCAACCTTGTTAATCTTACAAAGTAACAGAACTATCAAACAACCCTACTAAGCATTATAAAGATCTATCACATGTTCCAATTATACAGTGAAATCAGAACAACATCCAAAGAATGAGTCTTCAACCTCCGAATCCGTAGAGGGTTCTTCCTTGTCTCTTGAGAGCATAAACAACATCCATGGCTGTAACAGTCTTCCTCCTGGCATGCTCGGTGTATGTAACAGCATCACGGATCACGTTTTCCAAAAAGATCTTGAGAACTCCTCTGGTTTCCTCATAGATCAAACCACTGATTCTCTTCACACCTCCTCTTCTCGCCAATCTACGAATAGCTGGCTTTGTGATGCCTTGGATGTTATCACGGAGAACCTTCCTGTGCCTCTTTGCACCTCCCTTTCCGAGTCCCTTACCACCCTTTCCACGGCCTGACATTTTCGCGAGAAAATTCGAAAATCTAGAATACAcgaattgaaattcaaattttgAGTGTGAAGAGAAATGGAAGAGATTGGGATATTTATATATTAGAGATTCAGAGCGGGAAATGGAGATGGCAACTGAGTTTTGAAATTTGTTCTGAATCGTCGGATTTAAACTAATCGACGGCTTAGAAACCTGATCCGTGCGTAGCTACGAAAACACGCGTGACCGTTGATAGAAATATTTTGACGGTAAGATTGTGTATCATATCACAAGTGCGGATCAGTACCTTCCTGTGATGCTTTCACTTTGTAAATTATTTAAAACTACAGTATACGGTAATGTGCGGGTTCCTTTTTGGGTAGGTTAGTTCAACGTTTCTAACATGATTTAATAAGAAGTTTACTATTGAATAATACTATAATATTTTGATTTTAAGCATTGCTAAATATTAGCAAAGACTTTTATACGAAAGGTAAGAATATTAACGTGAACcgtttttaaaataaaactaaaaattgTTTGGTTTGCCCACAAAAATCATGGGCGGgtgtttttgtttgtttatacTATGAAACTTCTAAATTTTAAGTTGGGGATAGAATCTTCAAAGGATTTATATAGGTGACTATTCATCATCTTATAAATCGATTTTGTAAAAATGAGTTATGAATAATTCTAATATGATAATAGAATCTATCGATCGAATTATGGGTCGTCTACCATTTAAATTTACGCATCAAGTCTAAAAGAGTGTTGGCGTGAGGGGTTGCATTGGAAAAATATCAAATCTCACATTGGTTATATTTCcataaaaataatttattttttcaGTTATATTTAATAACTGAGATATTAGATTACCATATTTTACTATAATAACACTCGTTAATCAAATTTTAACTTAAACTTAACTTAACTTATGTGTAGTCGTTTCAAAGTCTTACGCATCATTCTTTGGGATAGATTGCAAGATAGTAAAAATCTTTAATGTCCTTCAGTATAATATTTATTCTGCCCTTACAATCTATCTCACATAATGatgttaatgttgttgttgtatttttgcAATAACCTTCATatgttgtcaatcaaagaaaacattgagaaatttattgATTTCCTCGGTTGACAATATTGAAAAATTTATTCATAAACACAAACATTCATTTCTCTTTCATGTTCTCTTTCATGTGAAAGCATTTGTCATTAAAATATTTGTTCAAGATAATGAAATCTCTCTGGAATGAATTGCAAGTACAGAAAAAAATTCTCATAGTTGAATCAGATAACTTATCAGCAATTTGAAAAGATAGGTTGTTCTCTAAGAATTCATTATCAAACTCATGATTTGtttaaacaatttattttaatattctgTGCAAATATTGTAAATATAAAAAACAATAACTTTTTCCCTCAGTTTTTAACAGAAATCGAGATGTATGTGGCGTTTGGattgaaatatattttattattttttatttaaaaagaaacaTATTGTGTCTCGGTTTTGAGAAATAATCGAGGTGAAATATAAGTGTGTTTATTCAGTTTCTTCACCGTTCTTAAACAAATATTTGTCGTTCATTTAATGAGTATCACGCTCAAGACATTATCATTAGTGATCCTCGTGAAACCTAAAACTTTCATTATAAAAAcattttgaatattaaaaattaataatgaAATATTTGACATGAAAACTTTGAAACTTAAAAAGGCGGGGATGGGTTCTCATTATTTTGTTGGGAAAAGTTCTCAAAGATGAATTATAAGAGTAAAAAATTATTTTGGTTCAAGGTTTGTGTTCTTAAATAATCATATAACTGAGTATTTAACTTATTTATCtaactttttttattttatatcaAGATCAATGAAACGTGGATCCCTAATATTTGCTCTTCTCCAAGATATTCAATATTTGTTCTTTACTGATAGTGATAACGATGAATCTAGGGGTGACAAAACGGGTTCAGCCCGCTGTGCATGTCCATTTTGCCTGCACTTTAGTACGGGCAGGCCAGGGGTTTAGACCCTCGCCCTCTAATGTGTATGCCCCACCGTCTTTTTTTCGCAGACTTTTACGAGCACAAACATTTATGTAATGTTTTGTATTTTAGGCTTAAAAGGTGCAGTGTCTGCGGGATTTCCCTGCTCCGCCCTCACTTTTTTTGTGGGGTGGACCTAGGTTTCAGATTTGCATCCTCAACTATGTTTGCCCCGTCTCACCCCGTATTTTTGGGGCTTTTATGGGGCGagcatgcccgtttgccacccctagaTGAATCGGATATAACATGTTTACTTTAATAttatgtgtaaacaatgtaatgagtattatatatatatatatatatatatatatatatatatatatatatatatatatatatatatatatatatatatatatatataatatatatatatatatatatatatatatatatatatattatatatatatatatatatatatatatatatatatatatatatatatatatatatatatatatatatatatatatattccctCGGTTTTGTTATTAAACCGAGAGGTGTATATTGTTAgtttgaaaaatataaaaaaattgttgttgGGGCTCGAACTCATGAGCATTCCAACTAACCTCTCTGTTATTCTTAAACCGAGCGGTAAAGTGGAAGCTTTTCATGACGTGCTTCGTTACCTCACCTCTTTAACCGATTTTTTTTTTGTAGTGGTGATACTTATTTTGTTACCTCTTGTAAGTGGTTTAACTTTGTTTAAATAAGTAGTTAAGGTTTACTTTTTGCTTGATATTTTCCTTTGACCTAATCTATGACTAATGGAAAGTTAGTGTTGACATAGAGGGTGTGAAACCCTCGTTTCATAAGCTAATTATACGTTTGGAATTAAGGTTTTATAGTCCGCttgattattgttgttattgAAATTGAATTGTGGGGGTCTAGTGTATGTCTCAACTAACATTATATGGTCTATCAAAGAAGATGGTTCATAAAGTGATTGGTGGATCTATCCATATATATGTTAAGGTTAACTTTGGATAGGTAAATTTTGGAGTGTTTTGGCCAAGCATTTGAAAGGGTTTCTAGTGCAGACAAGGAAGATATAGTAATTGGTTACTTGTTCACAACAATTATTGGATATTTATGACATGAACAAGACTTTGAAGATCTTTACGCACTCACATTCAATACTAGATATACCTAGAGAGTGTCTTGACATCAAGCTGGTTGGGAAATCAACAGTTGAGCACCATTCATTAGTTATTCATACACAACAAAAACCAAGTGAGGTCCAAAGAAGGAGCACTTATGGTACTCTTCTCACTACTACAAAAATTATATACAACAGCGTCCGTCTTACGACGGTCCTTTGAAGAACCGTGGTGACATTTCTAAACTCAGACGccaatattttattttatttttaatttaaaattattaaaatattacCACGGTTAGTGAGACCAACCGTGGTGATATAATAAATCTTTCATAAGTTCGAATCTCAGCGCTAGCAAATAATTTATTTCTTTAACATTTTAGTCGCGcctttctttttatttatttttaaataaaaaataaatgtgATATCATAAATGTTGTTTAAATCAACCGTTTTGATagatttttcatttttttaacATGTTTAAAAGGTTAAAAACTAGTGTTTCTTTATAAATTGTCATTAAGTAAATTATATATCACCACGATTGTGGTAAGTGACTGTGGTGGTATCCCTTATTCCTTTTCAAGTAACAGATTGTTACACTTGGATTTTCGGTGACTAGAAAGTTAACGAAGAA containing:
- the LOC127084627 gene encoding histone H4; the protein is MSGRGKGGKGLGKGGAKRHRKVLRDNIQGITKPAIRRLARRGGVKRISGLIYEETRGVLKIFLENVIRDAVTYTEHARRKTVTAMDVVYALKRQGRTLYGFGG